The Caballeronia sp. SL2Y3 genome includes a window with the following:
- the aspT gene encoding aspartate-alanine antiporter, with translation MLWRLLAAQPEIALFASLAIGFFIGSFKFGPIQLGGVCGTLIVALILGQSGARISPDLKNIAFALFIFALGFTGGPQFFANIGRGWRYAALSLVEVIVVVALVLGIAAMLKLDPGTAAGLLAGGATESAVIGTASEAVARLGLSAADTARLQANIVTAYSVSYLFGLVTIVLFASQFAPLILRVNLRDEAERVWRKLGGDGALGEGQTPAIMPLAGRELKVTAAAGSSIGELEKRFGHNISVQRVVRDRSVIKGQPSVTLKAGDRIVIAGRREALVEAIPWIGEEVFNGGGSDYFVEKVDVMLTNRALHGLTLAQARARANPADGRGVFVAAVTRLDSTVPALPGTQVQRGDVLTLVGSKEDVTRGAAKLGYIVRATQKTDFVFVGLGVLVGIGVGRLSAHVGGIDLSLGTGGGCLLAGLVFGWIRSRYPVIGSLPSAAAQILKDFGLCTFIAAVGLSAGADALRLIREFGIALPLAGIVITLVPALASLFVGRVLLRLDVPMLLGAIAGQQCSTPAISALVGVTGNATPVIGYTITYAISNVLLPLLGPLVVGLVSRLG, from the coding sequence ATGCTATGGCGCCTGCTCGCGGCACAACCTGAAATCGCGCTTTTCGCGAGTCTCGCTATTGGCTTCTTTATCGGCTCGTTCAAGTTCGGCCCCATACAGCTTGGCGGTGTCTGCGGCACGCTGATCGTCGCGCTGATTCTCGGTCAAAGCGGCGCGCGCATATCGCCGGATCTGAAAAACATTGCCTTCGCGCTGTTCATTTTCGCGCTCGGTTTTACGGGTGGTCCGCAGTTTTTCGCGAACATCGGGCGCGGCTGGCGGTACGCCGCGCTTTCGCTTGTCGAGGTCATCGTCGTGGTCGCGCTCGTGCTCGGCATCGCGGCGATGCTCAAGCTCGATCCGGGTACGGCCGCCGGCCTGCTCGCGGGCGGCGCGACGGAATCCGCGGTGATCGGCACGGCGTCCGAGGCGGTCGCGCGGCTCGGCTTGTCCGCGGCCGACACTGCGCGCCTTCAGGCGAATATCGTCACCGCGTACAGCGTCAGCTATCTCTTCGGGCTCGTGACGATCGTGCTTTTCGCGAGCCAGTTCGCGCCGCTCATTCTGCGCGTGAACCTGCGGGATGAAGCCGAGCGCGTCTGGCGCAAGCTCGGCGGCGACGGCGCGCTCGGCGAAGGGCAGACGCCCGCCATCATGCCGCTCGCCGGGCGCGAGCTGAAGGTGACGGCCGCGGCCGGCAGCAGCATCGGTGAGCTTGAAAAGCGCTTCGGCCACAACATCAGCGTGCAGCGCGTGGTGCGCGACCGCTCCGTCATCAAAGGACAGCCTTCGGTGACGCTGAAGGCGGGCGATCGCATCGTGATCGCGGGGCGGCGCGAGGCGCTCGTCGAAGCCATTCCGTGGATTGGCGAGGAAGTGTTCAACGGCGGCGGCTCCGATTACTTCGTCGAAAAGGTCGACGTGATGCTCACGAACCGCGCGCTGCACGGACTCACGCTCGCGCAGGCGCGCGCCCGCGCGAATCCGGCGGATGGGCGCGGCGTGTTCGTCGCGGCCGTGACGCGTCTCGACAGCACGGTGCCCGCGCTGCCCGGCACGCAGGTGCAGCGCGGCGACGTGCTCACGCTCGTCGGGAGCAAGGAAGACGTGACGCGCGGCGCGGCGAAGCTCGGCTACATCGTTCGCGCGACGCAGAAGACGGACTTCGTGTTCGTCGGGCTCGGCGTGCTGGTCGGCATCGGAGTCGGGCGGCTGTCGGCGCATGTCGGCGGCATCGACTTGTCGCTCGGCACTGGCGGCGGCTGTCTGCTGGCGGGGCTCGTGTTCGGCTGGATCCGCTCGCGCTATCCGGTCATCGGCTCGTTGCCGTCCGCGGCGGCGCAGATTTTGAAGGACTTCGGGCTATGCACCTTCATCGCAGCGGTCGGCCTTTCGGCGGGCGCGGACGCGCTGCGGCTGATCCGCGAATTCGGCATCGCGCTGCCGCTGGCGGGCATCGTCATCACGCTCGTGCCGGCGCTTGCGTCGCTCTTCGTCGGGCGCGTGCTGCTCAGGCTCGACGTGCCGATGCTGCTCGGCGCGATCGCGGGCCAGCAGTGCAGCACGCCCGCGATCAGCGCGCTCGTCGGCGTGACGGGCAACGCGACGCCCGTCATCGGCTACACCATCACCTACGCCATTTCCAACGTGCTGCTGCCGCTGCTCGGGCCGCTCGTCGTCGGACTGGTGAGCAGGCTCGGCTAG
- a CDS encoding Rap1a/Tai family immunity protein, whose protein sequence is MKRALSLAASLALCAATAAHAQSAPTPGASDPSFSAWSLAQQCGQKGDNAAQGQCVGAVRGIVRGYQYGVLFLSQRASMPANETRRVSLCLTDTTVSSIVDDFLADAKQVSEADLRRTPAEVAVLGSVHAHHACS, encoded by the coding sequence ATGAAACGCGCTCTCTCGCTCGCCGCTTCTCTCGCGCTTTGCGCAGCCACGGCCGCCCACGCGCAATCCGCGCCGACGCCCGGCGCATCCGATCCGAGCTTTTCCGCGTGGTCGCTCGCGCAGCAGTGCGGCCAGAAAGGCGACAACGCCGCGCAGGGACAATGCGTCGGCGCGGTGCGGGGCATCGTGCGCGGGTATCAGTACGGCGTGCTGTTCCTGTCGCAACGCGCGTCGATGCCGGCGAACGAAACGCGGCGCGTGTCGCTGTGTTTGACGGATACGACGGTGTCGTCGATCGTCGATGATTTTCTCGCGGACGCCAAGCAGGTCAGTGAGGCGGATCTCAGGCGCACGCCCGCCGAAGTGGCGGTGCTCGGGTCGGTGCATGCGCATCATGCGTGTTCGTGA
- a CDS encoding ABC transporter permease, with the protein MSTITSPARIGGKRNGSAKARRVLRFVGVRVLLALVTLWLLSMIVFAGGQLLPGDVGRAILGPLADARAVAALNHQLGVDRPLLTQYTGWITHFLCGDMGESYAFRAPVAPFIGGALWNSAKLGALAFVVVVPLGIAGGVYAALHAGRWIDRFISIGGLTATVVPEFVSSIVLILIFGVWLQWLPIEASAPANASALVQLKHLILPVLPLVFVFFGYIARMARAGTVEALDADYTRTAILKGLPRRVVILRHVLRNALLPTITVAATQLGYMIGGLVVVETLFHYQGIGSLIYNAAKAKDFPMLEAGVLTIGVIYTAANLIADALYVVLNPRLRTGGAR; encoded by the coding sequence TTGAGCACGATCACGTCCCCGGCGCGCATCGGCGGCAAGCGCAACGGCTCGGCGAAGGCGCGGCGCGTGCTGCGCTTCGTCGGCGTGCGCGTGCTGCTTGCGCTCGTCACGCTGTGGCTTTTGTCGATGATCGTCTTCGCGGGCGGACAGCTCTTGCCCGGCGACGTGGGCCGCGCGATTCTCGGCCCGCTCGCCGATGCGCGCGCCGTCGCGGCGCTGAATCATCAACTGGGCGTGGACCGGCCGCTTCTCACGCAATACACCGGCTGGATCACGCACTTCCTGTGCGGCGACATGGGCGAGTCGTATGCGTTTCGCGCGCCGGTCGCGCCGTTCATCGGCGGCGCGCTGTGGAATTCGGCGAAGCTCGGCGCGCTCGCGTTCGTGGTCGTGGTGCCGCTCGGCATCGCGGGCGGCGTGTACGCGGCGCTGCACGCGGGGCGCTGGATCGACCGGTTCATCAGCATCGGCGGACTCACGGCGACGGTCGTGCCGGAGTTCGTGTCGTCCATCGTGCTGATTCTGATCTTCGGCGTATGGCTGCAATGGCTGCCGATCGAAGCGAGCGCGCCCGCCAATGCCAGCGCGCTCGTGCAACTGAAGCATCTGATTCTGCCGGTGCTGCCGCTCGTCTTCGTGTTCTTCGGCTATATCGCGCGGATGGCGCGCGCCGGCACCGTCGAGGCGCTCGACGCCGACTACACGCGCACCGCGATTCTCAAGGGCTTGCCGCGCCGCGTCGTGATTCTGCGGCACGTGCTGCGCAATGCGCTGCTGCCGACGATCACGGTCGCCGCGACGCAGCTCGGCTACATGATCGGCGGGCTCGTCGTCGTGGAGACGCTCTTTCACTATCAGGGCATCGGCTCGCTCATCTACAACGCCGCGAAGGCGAAGGACTTTCCGATGCTCGAAGCCGGCGTGCTCACCATCGGCGTGATCTATACGGCGGCGAATCTCATCGCGGATGCGCTCTACGTCGTGCTCAATCCGCGCCTTCGCACCGGAGGCGCGCGATGA
- the aspT gene encoding aspartate-alanine antiporter yields the protein MDWLHAIFAKSPETALFLSLAAGYLIGQINFGKFQLGGVGGSLIAAVVVSQVGVQIDNGVKSVMFAVFIYAVGYDSGPQFFNSLNRQTLREIAMAVFLAVTALVTVIVCAKVFGLNKGLAAGLAGGALTQSAIIGTAGDAIARLGLPAAETKALQGDVAIAYAVTYVFGSLGAIIVCVNILPKFMGQSLKDASIEAEKSLSGDAGPAPGQVSALPPLVGRAYRVTAAGAAGRTVAQIEMAQHDLITVERVRRAGHALEPRPDVMLEAGDIVLVVGRREVMAGAASHIGEEVADSDGISIVMQKRQGVFARRGMNHTTIAAVRATVDRDMRHGVYLQAISRAGMPLPVLPETRLEHGDVLTFYGSPQDTKRAVDAAGYELPYSNKTDFIYMGVGIVVGLLLGLVVVRVGGIPITLGSGGGCLLAGLVFGWMRGKHPMYGVMPPAASQLLKDFGLAAFVAVVGLNSGLQAVVTVKQSGLTIFLLGVFVTLFPLLLTMLFGRYVLRYDNAAVFAGALSGSRSANPAFGGVLDKAESPVPTAAFAVTYALANVLLTLLGPLVVGLV from the coding sequence ATGGACTGGCTCCACGCGATCTTCGCGAAGTCGCCCGAAACGGCGCTGTTTCTGTCGCTCGCGGCGGGCTATCTGATCGGCCAGATCAACTTCGGCAAGTTTCAGCTGGGCGGCGTCGGCGGCTCGCTCATTGCCGCGGTCGTCGTGAGCCAGGTCGGCGTGCAGATCGACAACGGCGTGAAGTCCGTCATGTTCGCCGTGTTCATCTATGCGGTCGGCTACGACTCGGGGCCGCAGTTCTTCAACTCGCTGAACCGGCAGACCTTGCGCGAGATCGCGATGGCCGTTTTTCTCGCGGTGACGGCGCTCGTCACCGTGATCGTCTGTGCGAAGGTGTTCGGCCTCAACAAAGGGCTCGCGGCGGGGCTGGCGGGCGGCGCGCTCACGCAATCCGCGATCATCGGCACGGCGGGCGACGCCATCGCGCGGCTCGGCCTGCCCGCTGCCGAAACGAAGGCGCTGCAGGGCGACGTGGCGATCGCCTACGCGGTGACGTACGTGTTCGGCTCGCTCGGCGCGATCATCGTGTGCGTGAACATCCTGCCGAAATTCATGGGGCAGAGTCTGAAGGACGCGTCGATCGAGGCCGAGAAGTCGCTCTCGGGCGATGCCGGTCCCGCGCCGGGGCAAGTTTCTGCGTTGCCGCCGCTCGTCGGGCGCGCGTATCGCGTGACGGCGGCAGGCGCGGCGGGACGCACGGTCGCGCAGATCGAGATGGCGCAGCACGACCTGATCACCGTCGAGCGCGTGCGGCGCGCGGGCCACGCACTGGAACCGCGCCCGGACGTGATGCTCGAAGCGGGCGATATCGTGCTCGTCGTCGGGCGGCGCGAAGTGATGGCCGGTGCGGCGTCGCACATCGGCGAGGAAGTCGCGGACAGCGACGGCATCAGCATCGTGATGCAAAAGCGCCAGGGCGTGTTCGCGCGGCGCGGCATGAATCACACGACGATCGCCGCCGTGCGCGCGACGGTCGACCGCGACATGCGCCACGGCGTCTATTTGCAGGCGATTTCGCGCGCCGGCATGCCGTTGCCGGTGCTGCCGGAAACGCGGCTCGAACATGGCGACGTGCTCACGTTCTACGGCTCGCCGCAGGACACGAAGCGCGCCGTCGACGCAGCCGGCTACGAGCTGCCGTACAGCAACAAGACCGATTTCATCTATATGGGCGTGGGCATCGTGGTCGGGCTTTTGCTCGGGCTCGTCGTCGTGCGCGTGGGCGGCATTCCGATCACGCTCGGCTCGGGCGGCGGCTGCCTGCTCGCGGGCCTCGTCTTTGGCTGGATGCGCGGCAAGCATCCGATGTACGGCGTGATGCCGCCCGCCGCGTCGCAGTTGCTGAAGGACTTCGGGCTCGCGGCGTTCGTCGCGGTGGTCGGGCTGAACTCCGGCTTGCAGGCCGTCGTCACCGTGAAGCAAAGCGGCCTCACCATCTTCCTGCTCGGCGTCTTCGTCACGCTGTTTCCGCTTCTGTTGACGATGCTCTTCGGCCGCTACGTGCTGCGCTACGACAACGCAGCGGTGTTCGCGGGCGCGCTGTCCGGTTCGCGCAGCGCGAATCCGGCGTTCGGCGGCGTGCTCGACAAGGCGGAAAGCCCGGTGCCGACGGCCGCCTTCGCGGTGACGTATGCGCTCGCAAACGTGCTCCTGACGCTGCTCGGGCCGCTCGTGGTCGGGCTGGTGTAG
- a CDS encoding ABC transporter ATP-binding protein: MNGPPPSAFPAFGAAKGSETDALTVVGLTVSYRTRWHDRDVLQDVTLRVRRGEAYGLVGESGCGKSTAALAILRYLPRNGRVKAGRITVGGHDVAALPAEALRVLRANAVSMVYQDPGRALNPSLTIARQVSEAFEAAGASADDALARTADMLRHVRIASPERVMESYPHQLSGGMQQRVVIAMALACNPELLILDEPTTGLDATVEAEVLDLIAQLRAELGTAVLFISHNLAVIGRMCDRVGVLYAGRLVEEGATADVFAKPRHPYTVGLLRCLPTSTRTKETGRLDTIPGSLPLPGSVVQGCIFAPRCKMADERCVKEAPPPYRVASLHGDQMSRCHYHERAHLLPRSTDETPPPAPPREHAPLALSARHVSKTFRVGDEDVRAVHDVSLDLAQGETLGLVGESGSGKTTLAKLLLGLVSPDEGATLELDGQRLAERVTRRSGEQVKSLQIVFQNPDSALNRAHSVRRLIARSLAKLGALHGEAKERRLHTLTEAVRLPERYLGSRTRQLSGGLKQRVAIARAFAGDPRVVVCDEPTSALDVSVQAAILNLLADLQRERRVSYVFISHDLHVVRYLSDRIAVLYLGRIMEIGRAADVFDGPQHPYTEALLSSAPSLDDAHAAHQRIRLSGELPSAANPPSGCVFHTRCPRKIGEICERETPPSRDAGNGHVIHCHIPVAELRALRSRENVT, encoded by the coding sequence ATGAACGGACCGCCGCCATCGGCCTTCCCCGCGTTCGGCGCGGCCAAGGGCAGCGAGACGGACGCGCTGACGGTCGTCGGCCTGACGGTCTCGTACCGCACGCGCTGGCACGACCGCGATGTCCTGCAAGACGTGACGCTGCGCGTGCGGCGCGGCGAGGCGTACGGGCTCGTCGGCGAATCGGGCTGCGGCAAATCGACGGCCGCGCTCGCGATCCTGCGCTATCTGCCGCGCAACGGCCGCGTGAAAGCGGGCCGCATCACGGTCGGCGGACACGACGTCGCCGCGCTGCCCGCCGAAGCGCTTCGCGTGCTGCGCGCCAACGCCGTGTCGATGGTCTATCAGGACCCGGGGCGCGCGCTCAATCCATCGCTGACGATCGCGCGTCAGGTGTCCGAAGCATTCGAAGCGGCGGGCGCCTCCGCCGACGACGCGCTCGCCCGCACCGCCGACATGCTGCGCCACGTGCGCATCGCGTCGCCGGAGCGGGTGATGGAGAGTTATCCGCATCAATTGTCGGGCGGCATGCAGCAGCGCGTCGTGATCGCGATGGCGCTCGCGTGCAATCCCGAACTCCTCATTCTCGACGAACCGACGACCGGACTCGATGCCACCGTCGAAGCCGAAGTGCTCGATCTGATCGCCCAGTTGCGCGCGGAACTCGGCACGGCGGTGCTGTTCATCAGCCACAACCTTGCGGTGATCGGGCGCATGTGCGACCGCGTCGGCGTGCTGTATGCGGGCCGGCTCGTGGAAGAAGGCGCGACCGCCGACGTCTTCGCGAAGCCGCGCCATCCGTATACGGTCGGCCTCTTGCGCTGCCTGCCGACGAGCACGCGCACGAAGGAAACCGGCCGCCTCGACACGATTCCGGGTTCGCTGCCGCTGCCGGGATCGGTCGTGCAAGGCTGCATCTTCGCGCCGCGCTGCAAGATGGCCGACGAACGCTGCGTGAAGGAAGCGCCGCCGCCGTATCGCGTGGCATCGCTTCACGGCGACCAGATGTCGCGCTGTCATTACCACGAGCGCGCGCATCTTCTGCCCCGCTCGACCGACGAAACGCCGCCGCCCGCGCCGCCGCGCGAGCACGCCCCGCTCGCGCTGTCGGCCCGTCATGTTTCGAAAACCTTCCGCGTCGGCGATGAAGACGTGCGCGCCGTCCACGATGTCTCGCTCGATCTCGCGCAGGGCGAAACGCTCGGGCTCGTCGGCGAGTCGGGCAGCGGCAAGACGACGCTCGCGAAACTGCTGCTCGGCCTCGTCTCGCCGGATGAAGGCGCGACGCTCGAACTCGACGGCCAGCGCCTCGCCGAGCGCGTCACGCGGCGCAGCGGCGAGCAGGTCAAGTCGCTGCAGATCGTCTTCCAGAATCCGGATTCGGCGCTGAACCGCGCGCATTCGGTGCGCAGGCTCATTGCGCGGTCGCTCGCGAAGCTCGGCGCGCTGCACGGCGAAGCGAAGGAGCGGCGCCTGCACACGCTGACCGAAGCGGTGCGGCTGCCCGAGCGTTATCTCGGCTCGCGCACGCGGCAACTGTCGGGCGGGCTCAAGCAGCGCGTCGCGATTGCGCGCGCCTTCGCGGGCGATCCGCGCGTGGTCGTCTGCGACGAGCCGACTTCCGCGCTCGATGTCTCCGTGCAGGCCGCGATTTTGAATCTGCTCGCGGATTTGCAGCGCGAGCGGCGCGTGAGCTATGTGTTCATCTCGCACGATCTGCATGTGGTGCGCTATCTGTCGGACCGCATCGCCGTGCTGTATCTCGGGCGCATCATGGAAATCGGCCGCGCCGCCGATGTGTTCGACGGCCCGCAGCATCCGTACACCGAAGCGTTGCTGTCGTCGGCGCCATCGCTCGACGACGCGCACGCGGCGCATCAGCGCATCCGGCTGTCGGGCGAGTTGCCGAGCGCGGCGAATCCGCCGTCGGGCTGCGTGTTTCACACGCGATGTCCGCGCAAGATCGGCGAGATTTGCGAGCGCGAGACGCCGCCCAGCCGCGATGCCGGAAACGGCCACGTGATCCATTGCCATATTCCGGTGGCCGAACTGCGGGCGCTGCGATCGCGCGAAAACGTGACCTGA
- a CDS encoding ABC transporter permease, which translates to MSTVAALGPKRFDALGALVRSATFDVGVLILLFWVACALFGHWLAPQDPYASDPLNSLTAPSAEHWFGTDQLGRDVFARVIVGSRDILTIAPLATLLGTAAGTALGLVVGYFGGWVDAVVGRAIDALLALPLVIVALLALAAVGASNTTVILVIGLTFAPITARTVRAAVLGERHLDYVLAAQLRGENAFYIMFAEILPNVLPPIIVEATVRLGYAIFAVATLSFLGFGIQPPSADWGLALSESYTLMAGGAWWTVVFDAAAIASLVVAVNLVADAVQGVLDR; encoded by the coding sequence ATGAGCACGGTCGCCGCCCTCGGACCGAAGCGGTTCGACGCCCTCGGCGCGCTCGTGCGTTCGGCCACGTTCGATGTCGGCGTGCTGATCCTGCTCTTCTGGGTCGCGTGCGCGCTCTTCGGGCACTGGCTCGCGCCGCAAGACCCGTACGCCTCCGACCCGTTGAATTCGCTCACCGCGCCTTCCGCCGAACACTGGTTCGGCACCGACCAGCTCGGCCGCGATGTATTCGCGCGCGTGATCGTCGGCTCGCGCGACATTCTCACCATTGCGCCGCTCGCGACGCTGCTCGGCACGGCGGCGGGCACGGCGCTCGGGCTCGTCGTCGGCTATTTCGGCGGCTGGGTGGATGCCGTGGTCGGCCGCGCGATCGACGCGCTGCTCGCGCTGCCGCTCGTGATCGTGGCGCTGCTCGCGCTGGCCGCGGTCGGCGCGAGCAACACGACGGTGATTCTCGTGATCGGCCTCACCTTCGCGCCGATCACCGCGCGCACGGTCCGCGCCGCCGTGCTCGGCGAGCGGCATCTCGACTACGTGCTCGCGGCGCAACTGCGCGGCGAGAACGCGTTCTACATCATGTTCGCGGAGATTCTGCCGAACGTGCTGCCGCCGATCATCGTGGAAGCGACGGTGCGGCTCGGTTACGCGATCTTCGCGGTCGCGACGCTGTCGTTTCTCGGCTTCGGCATTCAGCCGCCTTCCGCCGACTGGGGCTTGGCGCTCTCGGAAAGCTACACGCTGATGGCGGGCGGCGCGTGGTGGACCGTCGTGTTCGACGCGGCGGCGATTGCATCGCTCGTCGTCGCGGTGAATCTCGTCGCGGATGCCGTGCAAGGAGTGCTCGACCGATGA
- a CDS encoding ligase-associated DNA damage response exonuclease: MNTSADLIVARPEGLYCPPGNFYIDPWRPVERAVITHAHADHARFGHARYLTAEAGLGVLLSRLPGIDVQGLAYGERIDVNGVRVSLHPAGHVLGSAQVRVELGGRVWVASGDYKVEPDPTCAPFEPVRCDTFITESTFGLPIYRWEPSRAVFEGIDSWWRHNAAEGRASVLFCYSFGKAQRLLAGIDAGIGPIFCHGAVEPLNRAYRESGVALPDTRLVSEIAARDKAAFQGALIVAPPSAQGSTWMRRFGDYSDAFASGWMRLRGTRRRKGVDRGFVLSDHADWPGLQTAIGATGAERVIVTHGQIEPMVRWLCEQGLDAGAFKTEYGDDAIEADTATETTTETPSQ; encoded by the coding sequence GTGAACACATCCGCCGATCTCATCGTCGCGCGTCCCGAGGGCCTGTACTGTCCGCCGGGCAACTTCTATATCGACCCGTGGCGGCCCGTCGAGCGCGCGGTCATCACGCACGCCCATGCCGATCACGCGCGCTTCGGCCACGCGCGCTATCTCACGGCCGAAGCGGGGCTCGGCGTGCTGCTCTCGCGGCTGCCGGGCATCGACGTGCAAGGGCTGGCTTACGGCGAGCGCATCGACGTGAACGGCGTGCGGGTGTCGCTGCATCCGGCGGGCCATGTGCTCGGCTCGGCGCAAGTGCGCGTGGAGCTCGGCGGGCGCGTATGGGTCGCGTCCGGCGATTACAAGGTCGAGCCCGATCCGACCTGCGCGCCGTTCGAGCCCGTCCGCTGCGATACCTTCATCACCGAATCGACCTTCGGCCTGCCGATCTACCGATGGGAACCGTCGCGCGCCGTGTTCGAAGGCATCGACTCATGGTGGCGGCACAACGCGGCAGAAGGACGTGCGTCGGTGCTCTTCTGCTATTCGTTCGGCAAGGCGCAGCGGCTCTTGGCGGGCATCGACGCGGGCATCGGCCCGATCTTCTGTCACGGCGCGGTGGAGCCGCTCAATCGCGCGTACCGCGAATCGGGCGTCGCGCTGCCCGACACGCGGCTCGTCAGCGAAATCGCCGCGCGCGACAAGGCTGCGTTTCAGGGCGCGCTGATCGTCGCGCCGCCGTCCGCGCAGGGCAGCACGTGGATGCGCCGCTTCGGCGATTACAGCGATGCCTTCGCCTCCGGCTGGATGCGCCTGCGCGGCACGCGGCGGCGCAAGGGCGTCGATCGCGGCTTCGTGCTGTCGGATCACGCGGACTGGCCCGGTCTGCAAACTGCCATCGGCGCGACGGGCGCAGAACGCGTGATCGTCACGCACGGCCAAATAGAGCCGATGGTGCGCTGGCTCTGCGAGCAAGGGCTCGACGCGGGCGCGTTCAAGACCGAATACGGCGACGACGCGATCGAAGCCGACACGGCCACCGAAACCACGACGGAGACGCCGTCGCAATGA
- a CDS encoding aldo/keto reductase, with the protein MANTIPVVTLPDGEAIPKLGQGTWEMGERPNARKAEIAALREGVELGMTLIDTAEMYGDGESEKLIAEALSDVRDDVFIVSKVYPHNGSERGVQAACERSLKRLKTDRIDLYLLHWRGGEDLQGVVAGFEKLRRDGKIRHWGVSNFDTDDMEELFSLDGGDACATDQILYNVARRGPEFDLLPWLRERRLPAMAYSPVDHARLPRGGVLAKIAAARGVSAFQVALAWVLQQPGVFAIPKAADVAHVRENRAAVELRLSAEELAQIDGEFRPPTRKRGLEML; encoded by the coding sequence ATGGCGAATACCATACCCGTCGTCACGCTGCCCGACGGCGAAGCGATCCCGAAGCTCGGCCAGGGCACCTGGGAAATGGGCGAGCGCCCGAACGCGCGCAAGGCGGAAATCGCGGCGCTGCGTGAGGGCGTCGAACTGGGGATGACGCTCATCGACACCGCCGAGATGTACGGCGACGGCGAGAGCGAGAAGCTCATCGCCGAGGCGCTGTCGGACGTACGCGACGACGTGTTCATCGTGAGCAAGGTGTATCCGCACAACGGCAGCGAGCGCGGCGTGCAGGCGGCGTGTGAGCGGAGTCTGAAGCGGCTGAAAACCGATCGCATCGACTTGTACTTGCTGCACTGGCGCGGCGGCGAAGACTTGCAGGGCGTCGTGGCGGGCTTCGAGAAGCTGCGGCGCGACGGCAAGATTCGGCATTGGGGCGTGAGCAATTTCGACACCGACGACATGGAGGAGCTTTTCTCGCTCGATGGCGGCGATGCCTGCGCGACGGATCAGATTCTTTATAACGTCGCGCGACGCGGGCCGGAGTTCGACTTGCTGCCGTGGCTGCGCGAACGCCGGCTGCCCGCGATGGCGTACAGCCCGGTCGATCATGCGCGGCTGCCGCGCGGCGGGGTGCTTGCGAAGATCGCGGCGGCGCGCGGCGTGTCGGCGTTTCAGGTGGCGCTGGCGTGGGTGCTGCAACAGCCAGGTGTGTTCGCGATTCCGAAGGCCGCGGATGTCGCGCATGTGCGGGAGAATCGCGCGGCGGTGGAGTTGCGGTTGTCGGCGGAGGAGCTGGCGCAGATCGATGGGGAGTTCCGGCCGCCCACGAGAAAGAGGGGGTTGGAGATGCTCTAG